A window of the Thunnus albacares chromosome 15, fThuAlb1.1, whole genome shotgun sequence genome harbors these coding sequences:
- the pygl gene encoding glycogen phosphorylase, liver form codes for MATPLTDHEKRKQISIRGIVGVENVAELKKGFNRHLHFTLVKDRNIATPRDYYFALAHTVRDHLVGRWIRTQQFYYEADPKRVYYLSLEFYMGRTLQNTMINLGLQNACDEAIYQLGLDMEELEEMEEDAGLGNGGLGRLAACFLDSMATLGLAAYGYGIRYEYGIFNQKIRDGWQVEEADDWLRHGNPWEKARPEYMLPVHFYGRVEETSEGSKWVDTQVVLAMPYDTPIPGYMNNTVNTMRLWSARAPNDFNLRDFNVGDYIQAVLDRNLAENISRVLYPNDNFFEGKELRLKQEYFVVAATLQDIIRRFKTTKKGGPGRTSFETFPDKVAIQLNDTHPAMAIPELMRVFVDIEKLDWDTAWDLTKRTFAYTNHTVLPEALERWPVELLENLLPRHLQIIYQINQSHLNRIAELYPDDVDKLRKMSLIEEDGCKRVNMAHLCIVGSHAVNGVAKIHSDIIKTEVFRNFSDLEPEKFQNKTNGITPRRWLLLCNPGLAELIAEVIGEDYVNDLSQLQKLNDFVDHAAFIRDVSKVKQDNKVKFAQYLEKEYRVKINPSSMFDVHVKRIHEYKRQLLNCLHIITMYNRIRKNPTAPFVPRTVIIGGKAAPGYHMAKMIIKLITAVGDVVNNDPVVGNKLKVIFLENYRVSLAEKVIPATDLSEQISTAGTEASGTGNMKFMLNGALTIGTMDGANVEMAEEAGEENLFIFGMRVEDVAEMDKKGYDAMSYYQKIPELKHVMDQITSGYFSPKNPEQFKDLTNMLFRHDRFKVFADFEDYLKCQEKVSKLYQNPKEWTKMVIRNIAATGKFSSDRTITEYATEVWGVEPTDLKIPPPSEPREAIEETARALKKM; via the exons ATGGCAACACCGCTCACCGACCACGAGAAGCGCAAGCAGATCAGCATCAGGGGGATTGTGGGAGTGGAGAATGTTGCAGAGCTGAAGAAAGGCTTCAATCGTCACCTGCATTTCACTCTggtgaaagacagaaacattgCCACACCCAGGGATTATTACTTTGCCCTGGCCCACACTGTGAGAGATCACCTGGTGGGGAGATGGATAAGAACACAGCAGTTTTACTATGAAGCAGATCCAAAG AGGGTGTATTATCTATCTCTGGAGTTCTACATGGGCCGGACGCTCCAAAACACAATGATCAATCTTGGGCTGCAGAACGCCTGCGATGAAGCAATCTATCAG CTCGGCCTGGAtatggaggagctggaggagatggaggaggatgCAGGTCTGGGGAACGGAGGTCTGGGCAGACTGGCAG CATGCTTCTTGGATTCAATGGCCACCTTGGGTCTCGCAGCATACGGTTATGGCATTCGATATGAATATGGAATCTTTAACCAGAAGATAAGAGACGGCTGGCAG GTGGAGGAGGCAGATGATTGGCTGCGGCATGGAAACCCCTGGGAGAAAGCGCGTCCTGAGTACATGTTGCCGGTTCACTTCTACGGTCGAGTAGAGGAGACGAGCGAAGGCTCCAAATGGGTGGACACTCAG GTGGTTCTGGCGATGCCCTATGACACGCCCATCCCTGGATACATGAACAACACTGTAAACACCATGAGGTTGTGGTCCGCTCGTGCCCCCAATGACTTTAACCTGAGAGACT TTAATGTTGGAGATTACATCCAGGCCGTTCTGGACAGAAATCTGGCAGAGAACATCTCCCGTGTCCTCTATCCCAACGACAAT TTCTTTGAGGGAAAAGAACTTCGTCTGAAGCAGGAATACTTTGTCGTGGCCGCCACACTCCAAGACATCATCCGCCGCTTCAAGACCACGAAGAAGGGCGGTCCTGGTCGCACGTCCTTTGAAACCTTCCCAGATAAA GTTGCCATCCAGCTGAATGACACTCACCCGGCCATGGCCATCCCCGAGCTGATGAGAGTCTTTGTGGACATTGAGAAACTCGACTGGGACACG gcCTGGGATCTCACCAAGCGCACCTTTGCCTACACCAACCACACGGTCCTCCCCGAGGCTCTGGAGCGCTGGCCTGTGGAGCTGCTGGAGAATCTCCTGCCCAGACACCTTCAGATCATCTACCAGATCAACCAGAGCCACCTCAAC AGGATTGCAGAACTCTATCCAGACGACGTAGACAAACTGAGGAAAATGTCTCTGATTGAAGAGGACGGATGCAAGAGGGTGAACATGGCGCACCTGTGCATTGTGGGATCTCACGCTGTAAACGGTGTTGCTAAGATACACTCCGACATCATCAAGACTGAAGT TTTCCGTAACTTCAGTGATCTTGAACCAGAGAAGTTTCAGAACAAGACCAACGGCATCACTCCCAGACGCTGGCTGCTGCTCTGCAACCCCGGACTGGCTGAGCTCATAGCTGAG GTGATCGGGGAGGATTATGTGAACGACCTCAGCCAGCTACAGAAGCTGAATGACTTTGTTGACCACGCCGCCTTCATCCGTGATGTCTCTAAAGTGAAACAG gaTAACAAGGTGAAATTTGCCCAATACCTGGAGAAAGAGTACAGGGTGAAAATAAACCCATCGTCCATGTTCGACGTCCATGTGAAGAGAATCCACGAGTACAAGCGTCAGCTCCTGAACTGCCTGCACATCATCACCATGTATAACC GCATCAGGAAGAATCCGACTGCACCTTTTGTACCTCGAACAGTGATCATCGGGGGCAAG GCTGCTCCCGGGTATCACATGGCGAAGATGATCATCAAGCTGATCACTGCAGTAGGTGATGTGGTGAATAATGACCCTGTGGTGGGAAACAAGCTGAAAGTCATCTTCCTGGAGAACTACAGGGTCTCTCTAGCAGAGAAAG TGATACCTGCCACAGATTTGTCAGAGCAGATCTCCACTGCCGGTACTGAAGCTTCAGGAACAGGCAACATGAAGTTCATGCTGAACGGAGCGCTCACCATCGGCACCATGGATGGAGCCAACGTGGAGATGGCCGAGGAGGCCGGAGAGGAGAACCTCTTCATCTTTGGCATGCGAGTGGAGGACGTGGCTGAAATGGACAAAAAGGG ATATGATGCCATGTCGTACTACCAGAAGATACCAGAGCTGAAACATGTGATGGACCAGATCACAAGTGGATATTTCAGCCCTAAAAATCCAGAACAGTTCAAGGACCTTACAAACATGCTCTTCAGACATGACCG TTTCAAAGTATTTGCAGACTTTGAAGACTACTTGAAATGTCAAGAGAAAGTCAGCAAACTCTATCAG AATCCCAAGGAGTGGACGAAGATGGTGATCAGGAACATCGCCGCGACAGGAAAGTTCTCCAGTGACAGAACCATCACAGAGTACGCCACAGAGGTGTGGGGGGTCGAGCCGACCGACCTGAAGATCCCTCCTCCGAGTGAGCCCAGAGAAGCCATCGAGGAAACCGCCAGAGCTCTGAAGAAAATGTGA
- the LOC122997945 gene encoding lysophosphatidylserine lipase ABHD12-like encodes MKRAVSFLITVYVSVPVILYLFPWILGHAIFAHLLRFPLLVDLGRPEDVLNHTCNFYLNTEEGVSVGVWHTLPASQWEASAGRSPEWYQETLGDGRPVIIYLHGNLGTRAINHRVELVKILSAAGYHVLSLDYRGFGDSTGEPSETGLTTDALYLYNWVKKQSSGSLVCLWGHSLGTGVATNTAVKMQEQGSAVDALILEAPYTRIGEVVAIHPLAKMYMFLPGFESLVWNILEMNNIVFANDKNLKTLTSPVLILHAEDDNIVPYHMGLKLHQISLEAQKEHKKDVKVEMISYGAHLGFSHNDIYLDPNLPVVVGRFLQTLKQ; translated from the exons ATGAAGAGAGCTGTGTCATTCCTGATCACTGTGTATGTCTCAGTGCCTGTCATTTTATACCTGTTCCCGTGGATACTGGGCCATGCCATATTTGCTCACTTGT TGAGGTTTCCATTGTTGGTGGATCTTGGCAGACCTGAAGACGTACTGAACCACACGTGCAACTTCTACCTCAACACTGAGGAGGGCGTCTCAGTGGGTGTGTG GCATACGCTCCCTGCCAGCCAATGGGAGGCGTCCGCAGGGAGAAGCCCTGAGTGGTACCAAGAGACTCTGGGAGACGGCCGTCCTGTTATTATATATCTCCATGGCAACTTAGGGACCAG GGCCATAAATCACAGAGTAGAACTTGTGAAG ATTTTAAGTGCTGCAGGGTATCACGTCTTGTCTTTAGACTACAGAG GTTTTGGAGACTCCACTGGGGAGCCGAGTGAAACCGGCCTGACCACTGACGCCCTCTATCTGTACAACTGGGTAAAGAAGCAAAGCAGTGGGAGTCTCGTCTGTCTGTGGGGACACTCGCTTGGCACCGG agtGGCAACCAATACTGCAGTGAAAATGCAAGAGCAAG GGTCTGCTGTTGATGCTTTAATCCTTGAGGCTCCATACACAAGAATTGGAGAAGTTGTAGCCATCCATCCGCTTGCTAAG ATGTACATGTTCCTTCCGGGATTTGAGAGCTTGGTTTggaacattttggaaatgaacAACATAGTATTTGCTAACGATAAAAA TTTAAAGACCTTGACCAGTCCAGTTCTTATACTGCATGCAGAGGATGACAATATTGTTCCTTATCACATGGGTCTGAAG ctGCACCAGATATCACTTGAGGCTCAGAAGGAACATAAGAAAGATGTTAAAGTCGAAATGATCTCCTACGGTGCACATCTTGGATTCTCCCACAACGACATCTACTTAGATCCCAATCTGCCAGTTGTGGTTGG GAGATTTCTGCAAACCCTGAAACAGTAG